In Brassica rapa cultivar Chiifu-401-42 chromosome A06, CAAS_Brap_v3.01, whole genome shotgun sequence, a single window of DNA contains:
- the LOC103872040 gene encoding NEDD8-like protein RUB3, with translation MIEIKVKTLTGKEIGFEIDPVDTIARIKERIEEIEGIPPLQQRIIYTGKQLADDQTAKHYNVERGSVLHLVLALRGGF, from the coding sequence atGATAGAAATCAAAGTGAAGACTCTGACAGGTAAAGAAATAGGATTTGAGATTGATCCAGTGGACACAATTGCTAGAATCAAGGAAAGAATTGAAGAAATAGAAGGGATTCCTCCTCTTCAACAAAGGATCATCTACACTGGTAAACAACTTGCTGATGACCAAACCGCCAAACATTACAACGTCGAACGTGGTTCTGTTCTTCATCTTGTTCTTGCTCTTAGAGGTGGGTTTTGA
- the LOC103872041 gene encoding CSC1-like protein At1g11960 — MATLGDIGVAATINIITAIIFLLAFAILRIQPFNDRVYFPKWYLKGIRSSPLHSGALVSKFVNVNLGSYLRFLNWMPAALKMPEPELIDHAGLDSAVYLRIYLIGLKIFVPIALLAWSILVPVNWTSDGLQLAKLRNVTSSDIDKLSISNIERGSERFWTHLVMAYAFTFWTCFVLMKEYEKVASMRLSFLQSEQRRPDQFTVLVRNVPSDPDESISESVEHYFLVNHPDHYLTHQVVYNANDLADLVEKKRSTQNWLDYYQLKYTRNQDQRPMIKTGFLGLWGEKVDAIDHYIAEIEKLNDQILEERKKVKKDDKSVMPAAFVSFKTRWGAAVCAQTQQSRNPTEWLTEWAPEAREVFWSNLAIPYVSLTVRRLIMHVAFFFLTFFFMIPIAFVQSLASIEGIEKSAPFLKPIIEKDLIKSVIQGFLPGIVLKLFIIFLPSILMVMSKFEGFVSLSSLERRAAFRYYIFNLVNVFLGSIITGSAFEQLDSFLKQSANQIPRTVGVAIPIKATFFITYIMVDGWAGVAGEILRLKPLIFFHVKNFFLVKTEKDREEAMNPGQINFHATEPRIQLYFLLGLVYAPVTPVLLPFIIIFFALAYLVFRHQIINVYNQEYESAGRFWPDVHGRIISALIISQVLLLGLMSTKGAAQSTPFLIALPVLTFFFHRFCKGRYEPAFLRHPLQEAMIKDTLEQAREPNFNLKPYLKKAYIHPVFKDDEYEDVRSEVSGYYLGDTDEECVTVPTKRQSRITTPAASHASGGSMRSPS, encoded by the exons ATGGCAACACTAGGAGATATTGGAGTAGCCGCAACGATCAACATAATCACTGCCATCATCTTCCTGTTGGCGTTTGCAATTTTGAGGATCCAACCTTTTAACGACAGAGTTTATTTTCCCAAATGGTATCTCAAAGGTATAAGAAGCAGCCCGTTGCATTCAGGTGCTCTTGTCAGCAAGTTTGTCAATGTAAACTTAGGCTCCTACCTACGTTTCTTGAACTGGATGCCCGCTGCTCTGAAGATGCCCGAGCCTGAGCTTATTGATCATGCCGGCTTGGATTCTGCCGTCTACTTGAGGATTTACTTGATAGG GCTTAAAATTTTTGTACCGATAGCATTACTTGCATGGTCGATTCTTGTACCTGTTAATTGGACAAGCGACGGGCTGCAACTAGCGAAGCTACGTAACGTAACATCTAGTGATATTGATAAGTTATCAATCTCTAATATCGAACGTGGATCAGAGAGGTTTTGGACTCATCTCGTGATGGCTTATGCCTTCACATTCTGGACTTGCTTTGTTCTAATGAAAGAGTATGAGAAAGTAGCTTCAATGCGTTTATCCTTTCTCCAGTCCGAGCAAAGGCGTCCTGATCAATTCACG GTTTTGGTAAGGAATGTACCATCGGATCCAGATGAGTCCATTAGTGAGAGTGTGGAGCATTACTTCCTTGTTAACCATCCAGACCATTATCTTACACATCAG GTTGTGTACAATGCAAACGATTTGGCGGATTTAGTAGAGAAGAAGAGGAGCACACAGAACTGGCTTGACTATTACCAGTTAAAATATACAAGGAACCAGGATCAAAGACCAATGATAAAG ACAGGCTTTCTCGGGCTGTGGGGAGAGAAAGTTGACGCCATCGATCATTACATAGCTGAGATCGAGAAACTAAACGACCAA ATATTGGAGGAAAGGAAGAAGGTAAAGAAAGATGACAAGAGCGTAATGCCAGCAGCTTTTGTCTCGTTTAAAACACGTTGGGGTGCTGCGGTTTGTGCACAGACACAACAGTCTAGAAACCCGACCGAATGGTTAACTGAATGGGCTCCCGAGGCACGTGAGGTGTTTTGGTCAAACCTAGCGATTCCTTATGTCTCTTTAACAGTGAGAAGACTTATAATGCACGttgccttcttcttcctcactttcttcttcatgaTCCCAATAGCCTTTGTTCAGTCCTTAGCTAGTATCGAAGGCATAGAGAAATCTGCTCCTTTCCTCAAACCCATCATAGAGAA GGATCTTATTAAATCAGTTATCCAAGGCTTTCTTCCTGGTATAGTGTTGAAGCTCTTTATAATATTTCTGCCAAGCATTTTGATGGTCATGTCCAAGTTCGAAGGTTTTGTATCGCTATCATCTTTAGAGAGAAGAGCTGCTTTTCGATATTACATCTTCAACCTTGTCAATGTCTTCCTCGGTAGCATTATCACCGGTTCTGCTTTTGAACAGCTTGATTCTTTCCTTAAACAATCCGCAAACCA GATCCCTAGGACGGTTGGAGTAGCCATACCGATAAAGGCAACGTTCTTTATCACATATATAATGGTGGATGGTTGGGCGGGAGTAGCAGGGGAGATTCTGAGGCTGAAACCTTTAATCTTTTTCCATGTAAAGAACTTCTTCTTGGTGAAAACTGAAAAGGATAGAGAAGAAGCTATGAACCCTGGACAGATCAACTTCCATGCAACGGAGCCTAGGATTCAACTCTACTTCCTCCTCGGTCTTGTCTATGCCCCGGTCACTCCTGTTCTACTCCCTTTCATTATAATCTTCTTCGCGTTGGCTTACCTCGTCTTTCGTCATCAG ATCATAAATGTGTACAATCAAGAATACGAAAGCGCGGGTAGGTTCTGGCCTGATGTTCATGGACGTATAATATCGGCCTTGATCATCTCACAAGTTCTTTTACTAGGACTAATGAGCACTAAAGGAGCTGCTCAGTCCACTCCTTTCCTCATAGCCTTACCGGTTCTCACCTTTTTCTTTCACCGGTTCTGCAAAGGCCGGTACGAACCGGCATTTCTCCGCCACCCCTTGCAG GAAGCTATGATCAAAGATACATTGGAACAAGCCAGAGAACCGAACTTTAACTTGAAACCTTATCTTAAGAAGGCATATATACATCCGGTTTTTAAAGACGATGAGTATGAAGATGTTCGGTCTGAGGTTTCCGGTTATTACCTCGGAGATACGGACGAAGAATGTGTTACTGTGCCGACCAAACGTCAGTCTCGGATAACGACGCCGGCTGCTAGTCATGCTAGCGGCGGTTCTATGCGTTCACCATCGTAG
- the LOC103872042 gene encoding putative pectate lyase 2, with protein sequence MIVHCLAHTYVVYIYICSHIVQIKPLHLQAKMASLLLTVSLLFAALSYPLVEAAYYSNSYYTTPKPLLNPIDSCWRRNPNWASNRRALADCAVGFGKAAIGGKYGSVYVVTNPSDNPENPRPGTLRHAVIQSKPLWITFARDMVIVLQNELIMNSYKTIDGRGAKVEIAYGACITVQHVNHIIIHGISIHDCKPGKSGRVRSSPTHIGSRKGSDGDAIAIFDSSHIWIDHCFFSRCQDGLIDVLHASTAVTISNNYFTQHDKVMLLGHNDNNVEDRIMRVTIAFNHFGPGLIERMPRVRLGYAHVANNRYEKWQMYAIGGSANPTIFSEGNYFVASDDLSKKQVTKRIESGYDSKRWKWRTSKDVFKNGAYFVQSGYGTVTPLYGRAEWFPVSHGSLVPSLTSSAGPLRCYSGRTC encoded by the exons ATGATTGTACATTGTCTAGCTCATACCTATgtcgtgtatatatatatttgctcACACATAGTTCAAATCAAGCCTCTCCATCTTCAAGCAAAAATGGCTTCTCTTTTGTTAACAGTTTCACTTCTCTTTGCAGCTCTCTCTTATCCTCTTGTAGAGGCTGCTTATTATAGTAATAGTTATTACACCACCCCAAAACCATTACTAAACCCAATCGATTCTTGCTGGCGTAGAAACCCTAACTGGGCATCTAACCGCCGCGCTCTAGCCGATTGCGCGGTTGGGTTCGGTAAAGCCGCAATAGGGGGCAAATACGGGTCAGTCTACGTGGTTACAAACCCATCGGACAACCCTGAAAACCCTAGACCCGGAACCCTACGGCACGCCGTGATTCAATCTAAACCGCTATGGATCACATTCGCACGTGACATGGTCATAGTGTTGCAAAACGAGCTCATCATGAACAGCTACAAGACTATCGACGGAAGAGGAGCCAAGGTGGAAATCGCATACGGGGCATGCATAACGGTCCAACATGTGAACCATATCATTATACATGGGATAAGTATCCATGATTGTAAACCGGGTAAGTCGGGTCGGGTGCGCAGCAGTCCGACCCATATTGGAAGTAGGAAAGGATCGGACGGTGACGCAATCGCCATATTTGATTCTTCACATATTTGGATCGATCATTGCTTCTTTTCTCGGTGTCAAGATGGTTTGATCGATGTGCTTCATGCTTCGACGGCCGTCACTATTTCTAATAATTACTTCACACAGCACGATAAA GTGATGTTGCTCGGGCATAATGACAATAATGTGGAAGATAGGATTATGCGAGTTACAATTGCATTCAACCATTTTGGACCGGGTCTCATTGAGAGAATGCCTAG AGTAAGGCTAGGGTATGCGCATGTAGCTAACAATAGATACGAGAAGTGGCAAATGTATGCAATCGGAGGAAGTGCTAATCCAACTATCTTCAGCGAAGGCAACTACTTCGTTGCTTCTGATGACCTTAGCAAAAAACAG gtgacaaagagaatagaaaGCGGATATGATTCGAAAAGGTGGAAATGGAGAACATCAAAAGACGTTTTCAAGAACGGAGCTTACTTCGTGCAGTCTGGATACGGAACCGTCACGCCGTTGTACGGAAGAGCAGAGTGGTTTCCGGTGTCCCACGGCTCTCTCGTCCCTTCTCTCACTTCCTCCGCCGGCCCTCTCCGTTGCTACTCCGGCAGGACTTGctga
- the LOC117125973 gene encoding putative pectate lyase 2 — translation MASFFLIVSLLFALFFSPLVESQNPIDSCWRTNPNWESNRPDLAGCAVGFGKYASGGKDGSIYVVTSSEDDPENPIPGTLRHAVIQTEPLWITFERDMGIVLKNELIMNSNKTIDGRGAKVEIAHGPCITIQHVSHVIIHGISIHHCKPGKSGLVRSTPTHIGRRGGSDGDAISVFNSSNVWIDHCYFSQSEDGLIDVVLGSTAVTISNSYFTQHDKVSISIYIKL, via the coding sequence ATGGCTTCTTTCTTCTTAATAGTTTCACTTCTCTTTGCACTATTCTTCTCTCCTCTTGTTGAGTCACAAAATCCAATCGATTCTTGCTGGCGTACAAACCCTAACTGGGAATCAAACCGTCCTGATCTAGCCGGTTGCGCGGTGGGATTCGGAAAATACGCGTCTGGGGGCAAAGACGGGTCGATCTATGTGGTCACAAGCTCAGAAGACGACCCTGAAAACCCTATCCCTGGAACCCTACGACATGCCGTGATCCAGACCGAGCCGCTATGGATCACATTCGAACGTGACATGGGCATAGTGTTGAAAAACGAGCTCATCATGAACAGCAACAAGACCATTGACGGAAGAGGAGCAAAAGTGGAAATCGCGCACGGACCATGCATCACGATCCAACACGTGAGCCATGTCATTATACATGGTATAAGTATCCACCACTGCAAACCGGGTAAATCGGGTTTGGTACGGAGCACTCCGACTCATATTGGTAGACGGGGAGGATCGGACGGTGATGCAATCTCCGTGTTCAATTCGTCAAATGTTTGGATCGATCATTGTTACTTTTCCCAGTCTGAAGATGGATTGATCGATGTGGTACTTGGTTCGACTGCCGTCACTATTTCTAATAGTTACTTCACTCAGCATGATAAAGTAAGTATATCTATATACATTAAGTTGTAA
- the LOC103872043 gene encoding putative pectate lyase 2 codes for MLLGNHDNIVVDENMKVTIAFNHFGPGLIERIPRVRRGFAHVANNRYNKWLKYALGGSADPTIFSEGNYFLAPDDPSKKQVTKRLESGNDRSWKWISSKDVFLNGAYFEPSINGKVTQVYEGEEEFPVYDGSLVPNLTSAAGPLSCYSGRIC; via the exons ATGTTGCTTGGCAATCACGACAACATTGTCGTAGATGAGAATATGAAAGTTACAATTGCATTCAACCACTTTGGACCGGGTCTCATCGAGAGAATTCCtag GGTGAGGAGAGGGTTTGCGCATGTAGCAAACAATAGATACAATAAATGGCTAAAGTATGCGCTTGGAGGAAGTGCCGATCCAACCATTTTTAGTGAAGGCAACTACTTTCTTGCTCCTGATGACCCTAGCAAAAAACAG GTGACAAAGAGACTAGAGAGTGGAAATGATCGTAGCTGGAAATGGATTTCTTCAAAAGACGTTTTCTTGAACGGAGCTTACTTTGAGCCGTCTATCAACGGAAAAGTCACGCAGGTGTACGAAGGAGAAGAGGAGTTTCCGGTGTACGATGGCTCTCTCGTCCCTAATCTTACTTCTGCCGCAGGTCCTCTGAGTTGCTACTCCGGCAGGATCTGCTGA
- the LOC103848130 gene encoding uncharacterized protein LOC103848130 has protein sequence MSPLHSYSILLAIFMSIILQPSIISSQSHLCRSSCGDIPINYPFGIDDGCGSPYYRHMLICSDNNTKLELRTPSGKYPVKSISYSDPHLLVSDPFMWNCQDRDNFRPTRSFSIDSSTHFTVSPQNDYLFFNCDSEKVIVEPKPLFCERFPDRCDSSCDSSSYLCRHLPECGSALGSRVSCCSYYPKATQSLRLMLQNCATYTSVYWRSTGAGNAPYDQFPEYGIRVDFEFPVTTKCLLCQDTTKGGGVCGFDRRTQNFLCLCKQGNVTTHCNDPVLVKHKHIGAVAGTVTAVSAAGAIGVGGGVFWYLRKVRAKAPVTCGVQSNENRIF, from the exons ATGTCTCCACTTCACTCCTACTCTATCTTACTCGCCATTTTCATGAGCATCATTCTTCAACCATCAATAATATCATCCCAATCACATCTCTGTAGATCTTCTTGCGGCGACATTCCAATAAACTATCCCTTTGGCATCGACGATGGTTGTGGCAGCCCTTACTACAGACACATGCTCATTTGCTCCGACAACAACACCAAGCTTGAACTTAGAACACCATCCGGTAAATACCCTGTTAAGTCCATAAGCTACTCCGATCCTCACCTTCTTGTATCTGATCCCTTCATGTGGAACTGTCAAGATCGAGATAACTTTCGACCCACGAGATCTTTCAGCATAGATTCAAGCACACACTTCACTGTCTCCCCTCAAAACGACTACTTGTTCTTCAACTGCGATTCAGAGAAAGTGATCGTCGAGCCAAAACCGCTCTTCTGCGAGAGGTTTCCGGATAGGTGCGACTCGTCATGCGATAGCTCGAGCTACCTGTGCAGACATTTGCCCGAGTGTGGATCAGCTTTAGGTTCTAGGGTTTCTTGTTGCTCTTACTACCCGAAAGCAACTCAGTCTCTTAGGCTGATGCTACAGAACTGCGCGACATATACAAGTGTGTATTGGAGGAGTACGGGGGCTGGGAATGCACCGTATGATCAGTTTCCAGAGTACGGGATTAGGGTTGATTTTGAGTTCCCGGTGACTACGAAGTGCCTTCTTTGCCAAGATACCACTAAAGGTGGTGGGGTTTGTGGATTTGATAGGAGGACGCAGAATTTTTTGTGTCTTTGCAAACAAGGAAATGTCACTACCCATTGTAATG ATCCTGTCCTCGTAAAGCATAAACACATTGGAGCAGTCGCGG GAACGGTGACGGCGGTTTCAGCGGCCGGAGCGATTGGCGTTGGAGGTGGAGTATTTTGGTACTTGAGAAAAGTGAGAGCCAAAGCTCCGGTCACTTGTGGAGTTCAAAGCAACGAGAACAGAATTTTCTAA
- the LOC103872047 gene encoding protein CLMP1 yields MGKSGARKKKSKQANSSEIPSSSVNGGGDFDASVYLKRAHELKEEGNKKFQAKDFQGALEQYADALKLVPKSHRDRAVFHSNRAACLMQMKPIDYDKVISECSMALQVHPGFTRALLRRARALEAVGKYELAAQDVNLLLGADPNHKDATEMSRRLMMCGPGGPQSRPSPAALGASAALGGPVNGLGPCLPSRQVHKKVASSSSSPVALPVVSSNSKVERPKMNPLVENGHEGKTQMAKIVLKPLNDSSSKGLMMKAEQSSSSQEKVTRWRPLKFVYDHDIRLGQMPVNCGFKVLREIVRSRFPSSKSVLIKYKDNDGDLVTVTCTAELRLAESAADGVLTKEPESDKSDSVGMLRLHVVDVSPEQEPPLLDEEVEEEEVEEEKPPVEEEDIRASLSETVSETEVSNEKSDKEKTPSSEDPEMKELEMDDWLFDFAQLFRSHVGIDPDAHVDLHELGMELCSEALEETVTSEEAQPLFEKAAAKFQEVAALAFFNWGNVHMCAARKRIPLEESGGKDKVAEQLQTAYEWVKERYTLAKEKYEHALSIKPDFYEGLLALGQQQFEMAKLHWSFALAQKMDLSVWDATETLALFDSAEEKMKAATEMWEKLEEQRMNDLKNPNKKEEVSKRRKKQGDGENGEASEAVTAAEAAEQAIAMRSQIHLFWGNMLFERSQVECKISVSGWEKNLDSAVERFKLAGASETDISTVVKNHCSNEAAAEGDDKKVTES; encoded by the coding sequence ATGGGGAAATCAGgagcgaggaagaagaagagcaagcaGGCCAATTCTTCGGAAATCCCATCTTCCTCCGTCAACGGCGGCGGCGATTTCGACGCCTCCGTGTACCTGAAACGAGCGCACGAGCTAAAGGAAGAAGGGAACAAGAAGTTCCAAGCCAAGGACTTCCAAGGCGCGCTTGAGCAGTACGCCGACGCGCTCAAGCTCGTCCCAAAGAGCCACCGTGACCGAGCCGTGTTCCACAGCAACCGCGCCGCGTGTTTGATGCAGATGAAGCCCATCGATTACGATAAGGTGATCTCCGAGTGTTCCATGGCGCTTCAGGTCCATCCTGGGTTCACGCGAGCTTTGTTAAGAAGAGCTAGAGCTCTCGAAGCCGTGGGGAAGTATGAATTGGCTGCGCAAGATGTGAATTTGCTCTTGGGAGCTGACCCTAATCACAAGGACGCTACGGAGATGTCCAGACGGCTTATGATGTGTGGGCCTGGTGGGCCTCAGAGCAGGCCTTCCCCTGCTGCTCTTGGCGCCTCTGCTGCTTTGGGTGGTCCCGTTAATGGGCTTGGTCCTTGCTTGCCTTCTCGTCAGGTTCACAAAAaggttgcttcttcttcttcttctcctgttGCCTTGCCTGTTGTTAGTAGCAATAGTAAGGTAGAACGCCCAAAGATGAATCCTTTGGTAGAAAATGGCCATGAAGGGAAGACACAGATGGCGAAAATTGTGTTGAAGCCGTTGAATGATTCTTCTTCTAAAGGTTTGATGATGAAGGCAGAgcagtcttcttcctctcaagaGAAGGTAACTAGGTGGAGGCCGTTGAAGTTTGTTTATGACCATGATATCAGGTTGGGTCAGATGCCTGTGAATTGTGGGTTTAAGGTATTGAGGGAAATCGTGAGGAGTCGTTTCCCTTCTTCCAAGTCGGTGTTGATTAAGTATAAAGACAATGATGGAGATTTGGTTACTGTCACTTGTACTGCGGAGCTTAGGTTGGCTGAAAGTGCTGCTGATGGTGTTTTGACTAAGGAGCCTGAATCCGATAAGTCTGACTCTGTTGGGATGTTGAGATTGCATGTTGTTGATGTAAGTCCTGAGCAGGAGCCACCTTTGCTCGATGAAGAAGTagaagaggaggaagtggaAGAAGAGAAGCCGcctgttgaagaagaagatatcCGAGCATCTCTGAGTGAAACAGTATCCGAAACAGAGGTCAGCAATGAGAAATCAGATAAGGAGAAAACACCTTCTTCTGAAGATCCTGAGATGAAGGAGTTGGAGATGGACGATTGGTTGTTCGACTTTGCTCAGCTTTTCCGGTCGCACGTGGGTATTGACCCTGATGCTCATGTTGACTTGCATGAGCTGGGGATGGAGCTTTGCTCTGAGGCGCTGGAGGAAACAGTCACTAGTGAAGAAGCTCAGCCACTTTTCGAGAAAGCTGCTGCCAAGTTCCAAGAAGTTGCTGCGTTAGCTTTCTTCAACTGGGGTAACGTGCACATGTGCGCTGCGAGGAAGCGCATTCCGTTGGAAGAATCTGGTGGAAAGGATAAGGTCGCGGAGCAGCTTCAGACTGCTTACGAGTGGGTGAAAGAGAGATACACTCTAGCTAAGGAAAAGTATGAGCACGCCTTGTCAATCAAACCTGACTTTTACGAGGGTTTGCTCGCTTTGGGACAACAACAGTTTGAGATGGCAAAGCTCCATTGGTCTTTTGCTTTGGCACAAAAGATGGATTTGTCTGTATGGGATGCAACGGAGACATTGGCCCTCTTTGATAGTGcagaagagaagatgaaagcTGCGACTGAGATGTGGGAGAAGCTTGAAGAACAAAGGATGAATGATCTGAAAAACCCGAACAAGAAAGAGGAAGTTtcaaagaggagaaagaagcaAGGAGATGGAGAAAACGGGGAGGCTTCGGAAGCTGTTACAGCAGCAGAAGCAGCAGAGCAAGCTATTGCTATGAGATCACAGATCCATCTATTCTGGGGAAATATGTTGTTTGAAAGATCACAAGTGGAATGCAAAATCAGTGTAAGCGGTTGGGAGAAGAATCTTGACTCAGCAGTTGAAAGATTCAAACTTGCAGGTGCTTCTGAAACCGACATATCGACTGTTGTCAAGAACCATTGTTCAAACGAAGCAGCTGCTGAAGGAGATGATAAGAAGGTAACTGAATCTTGA
- the LOC103872049 gene encoding uncharacterized protein LOC103872049 has protein sequence MFSLAVPPLTQPKKICSQIGLCTFDVCGIESVMDKENAKSSNGVGDAACSACEMAVVWIQSQLRQNMTHQQASITAPLILSVATILVLILFICYRCWLSWTAMQASSHPNGRVCSGLCSTLDHPHGFAHHWRQTL, from the exons ATGTTCTCATTGGCGGTGCCCCCACTG ACTCAACCGAAGAAAATCTGCTCGCAGATTGGTCTGTGCACTTTTGATG TATGTGGCATTGAGTCGGTAATGGACAAGGAAAACGCCAAATCTTCTAATGGTGTCGGTGATGCCGCTTGTTCTGCATGTGAGATGGCAGTTGTTTGGATACAGAGCCAGTTGAGGCAGAACATGACTCATCAACAAGCTTCCATTACAGCACCTTTGATATTATCTGTTGCTACCATTCTTGTCCTGATCCTGTTTATTTGCTACCGTTGTTGGTTATCCTGGACAGCTATGCAAGCGTCTTCCCATCCCAATGGGAGAGTCTGCAGTGGACTGTGCTCAACTCTCGACCATCCCCACGGTTTCGCTCACCATTGGAGGCAAACTCTTTGA
- the LOC103872048 gene encoding F-box protein At2g32560, with protein MLLYFIISCLSFFFLSKSFSLPPRASETKTLLSFYFSKSLFTKTLHPTTSDPASPVDHQMSVLDLPDLALDRILELLPPSGLSSMARVCSSLRERCVSDHLWEKHLITKWGKVLGPAAHREWKCSLSSSYHLDSPSHQIGGHPLGFDKIISLIRSVSSVFLNDDDNKRKRYAASSLPLDSTMSFYLSLETGRFWFPAQVYNRENGHVGFMLSCYDAELSYDTLTDTFQARYPPHGRRAVAVEKGVTWERLRAAPIDASPHHLHVSDSLNELKPGDHIEIQWRRNKEFPYGWWYGIVGHLESCDGNLNHCHCHLNEMVVLEFNQYTVGSRWRRTMINKRDHREEGNEEEGFYGGIRKLSCKEEIAMWTRLWPSSILE; from the exons ATGCTTCTCTACTTTATCATCTcgtgtctctctttctttttcttgtccaAATCATTCTCTCTTCCTCCACGGGCATCTGAAACCAAAACCTTGCTCTCTTTCTACTTCTCCAAAAGCCTCTTCACCAAAACTCTGCATCCAACCACATCTGATCCCGCCTCTCCCGTGGACCACCAAATGTCAGTCCTTGACCTCCCTGACCTGGCTCTGGATCGCATCCTCGAGCTTCTTCCACCTTCTGGACTCTCTAGTATGGCCAGGGTTTGTAGCTCCCTGAGGGAGAGATGTGTGAGTGATCATCTCTGGGAGAAACACTTGATCACCAAATGGGGAAAAGTCCTTGGCCCTGCTGCTCATAGAGAGTGGAAATGCTCTCTCTCTTCCTCGTATCATCTTGATTCTCCTAGTCACCAGATTGGTGGCCATCCTCTTGGCTTTGACAAAATCATCTCTTTGATCCGATCTGTTTCTTCTGTTTTCCtaaatgatgatgataataaGAGGAAGAGATATGCTGCGTCTTCTCTGCCACTTGATTCCACCATGAGCTTCTACCTCTCCCTTGAAACTGGTCGTTTTTGGTTCCCTGCTCAAGTTTACAACCGTGAG AATGGGCATGTAGGGTTCATGTTGTCATGCTATGATGCTGAGCTCAGCTATGATACTCTCACTGATACTTTTCAGGCCAG GTATCCACCACATGGTAGAAGAGCAGTTGCGGTTGAAAAGGGTGTGACATGGGAGAGGCTAAGAGCAGCTCCCATTGATGCgtctcctcatcatcttcatgtgTCAGATTCTCTAAACGAGTTGAAACCTGGAGATCACATCGAGATTCAGTGGAGAAGAAACAAAGAGTTCCCTTATG GATGGTGGTATGGTATCGTTGGCCACTTAGAATCCTGTGATGGGAATCTCAACCATTGTCACTGCCATCTTAATG AGATGGTGGTGTTGGAATTCAACCAGTACACAGTGGGATCGAGGTGGAGAAGAACAATGATAAACAAGAGAGATCATAGAGAGGAAGGTAACGAGGAAGAGGGGTTCTATGGAGGAATCAGAAAGCTAAGTTGTAAAGAAGAGATTGCTATGTGGACACGTCTCTGGCCATCCTCCATCTTAGAGTAG